In Mus caroli chromosome 19, CAROLI_EIJ_v1.1, whole genome shotgun sequence, a genomic segment contains:
- the Npas4 gene encoding neuronal PAS domain-containing protein 4 has protein sequence MYRSTKGASKARRDQINAEIRNLKELLPLAEADKVRLSYLHIMSLACIYTRKGVFFAGGTPLAGPTGLLSAQELEDIVAALPGFLLVFTAEGKLLYLSESVSEHLGHSMVDLVAQGDSIYDIIDPADHLTVRQQLTMPSALDADRLFRCRFNTSKSLRRQSSGNKLVLIRGRFHAHPPGAYWAGNPVFTAFCAPLEPRPRPGPGPGPGPGPASLFLAMFQSRHAKDLALLDVSESVLIYLGFERSELLCKSWYGLLHPEDLAQASSQHCRLLAESGDIQAEMVVRLQAKHGGWTWIYCMLYSEGPEGPITANNYPISDTEAWSLRQQLSSEDTQAAYVLGTPAVLPSFAENVFSQEQCSNPLFTPALGTPRSASFPRAPELGVISTPEELPQPSKELDFSYLPFPARPEPSLQTDLSKDLVCTPPYTPHQPGGCAFLFSLHEPFQTHLPPPSSSLQEQLTPSTVTFSEQLTPSSATFPDPLTSSLQGQLTESSARSFEDQLTPCTSSFPDQLLPSTATFPEPLGSPAHEQLTPPSTAFQAHLNSPSQTFPEQLSPNPTKTYFAQEGCSFLYEKLPPSPSSPGNGDCTLLALAQLRGPLSVDVPLVPEGLLTPEASPVKQSFFHYTEKEQNEIDRLIQQISQLAQGVDRPFSAEAGTGGLEPLGGLEPLNPNLSLSGAGPPVLSLDLKPWKCQELDFLVDPDNLFLEETPVEDIFMDLSTPDPNGEWGSGDPEAEVPGGTLSPCNNLSPEDHSFLEDLATYETAFETGVSTFPYEGFADELHQLQSQVQDSFHEDGSGGEPTF, from the exons ATGTACCGATCCACCAAGGGCGCCTCCAAGGCGCGCCGCGACCAGATCAACGCCGAGATTCGGAACCTCAAGGAGCTGCTGCCGTTGGCTGAAGCGGACAAGGTCCGGCTGTCCTACCTGCACATCATGAGTCTTGCCTGCATCTACACTCGCAAGGGTGTCTTCTTTGCTGGAG GCACTCCTTTAGCTGGCCCCACCGGGCTTCTCTCTGCTCAAGAGCTTGAAGACATCGTGGCAGCACTACCCGGATTTCTCCTTGTATTCACAGCTGAGGGGAAGTTGCTATACCTGTCGGAGAGTGTGAGCGAGCATCTGGGCCACTCTATG GTGGACCTGGTTGCCCAGGGCGACAGTATCTACGATATCATTGACCCTGCTGACCATCTCACTGTGCGCCAGCAGCTCACCATGCCCTCTGCTCTGGATGCTG ATCGCCTTTTCCGTTGCCGATTCAACACCTCCAAGTCCCTCCGGCGCCAGAGTTCAGGCAACAAACTGGTGCTTATTCGAGGTCGATTCCATGCTCACCCACCTGGGGCCTACTGGGCAGGAAACCCCGTTTTCACAGCTTTCTGCGCCCCACTGGAGCCAAGACCCCGCCCTGGCCccggccctggccctggccctggtcctgcttctctcttcctggcCATGTTCCAGAGCCGGCATGCTAAGGACCTAGCCCTACTGGACGTTTCTGAAAG TGTCCTAATCTACCTGGGCTTTGAGCGCAGCGAACTGCTCTGTAAATCATGGTATGGACTGCTACACCCCGAGGACCTGGCCCAAGCTTCTTCTCAACACTGCCGCCTGT TGGCTGAAAGTGGAGATATTCAGGCTGAAATGGTGGTGAGACTTCAAGCCAAGCATGGAGGCTGGACATGGATTTACTGCATGCTATACTCAGAAGGCCCAGAAGGCCCTATTACTGCCAATAACTACCCTATCAG TGACACGGAAGCCTGGAGCCTCCGCCAGCAGCTAAGCTCTGAAGACACCCAGGCAGCCTATGTCCTAGGAACCCCAGCTGTGCTACCGTCATTCGCTGAGAATGTCTTCTCCCAGGAGCAGTGCTCTAATCCACTCTTTACACCAGCCCTGGGGACTCCTAGAAGTGCCAGCTTCCCCAGGGCTCCTGAACTAGGTGTGATCTCAACACCAGAAGAGCTTCCCCAACCCTCCAAAGAGCTGGACTTCAGTTACCTGCCATTCCCTGCTAGGCCTGAGCCTTCCCTCCAAACAGACCTGAGCAAGGATTTGGTGTGTACTCCACCTTACACACCCCACCAGCCAGGAGGCTGTGCCTTCCTCTTCAGCCTCCATGAACCCTTCCAGACTCACTTGCCCCCTCCGTCCAGCTCTCTCCAAGAACAGCTGACACCAAGTACAGTGACTTTCTCTGAACAGTTGACACCCAGCAGTGCTACCTTCCCAGACCCACTAACCAGTTCACTGCAAGGACAGTTGACAGAAAGCTCAGCCAGAAGCTTTGAAGACCAGTTGACTCCATGCACCTCTTCCTTCCCTGACCAGCTACTTCCCAGCACTGCCACATTCCCAGAGCCTCTGGGCAGCCCCGCCCATGAGCAGCTGACTCCTCCCAGCACAGCATTCCAGGCTCATCTGAACAGCCCCAGCCAAACCTTCCCAGAGCAACTGAGCCCCAATCCTACCAAGACTTACTTCGCCCAGGAGGGATGCAGTTTTCTCTATGAGAAGTTGCCCCCAAGTCCTAGCAGCCCTGGTAATGGGGACTGTACACTCCTGGCCCTAGCTCAGCTCCGGGGCCCCCTCTCTGTGGATGTCCCCCTGGTGCCCGAAGGCCTGCTCACACCTGAGGCCTCTCCAGTCAAGCAAAGTTTCTtccactacacagagaaagagcaaAATGAGATAGATCGTCTCATTCAGCAGATCAGCCAGTTGGCTCAGGGCGTGGACAGGCCCTTCTCAGCTGAGGCTGGCACTGGGGGGCTGGAGCCACTTGGAGGGCTGGAGCCCCTGAATCCTAACCTATCCCTGTCAGGGGCTGGACCCCCTGTGCTTAGCCTGGATCTTAAACCCTGGAAATGCCAGGAGCTGGACTTCCTGGTTGACCCTGATAATTTATTCCTGGAAGAGACGCCAGTGGAAGACATCTTCATGGATCTTTCTACTCCAGACCCCAATGGGGAATGGGGTTCAGGGGATCCTGAGGCA